One Simonsiella muelleri ATCC 29453 DNA window includes the following coding sequences:
- a CDS encoding IS5 family transposase: MSRNTLTNETWSRLLPILKQLGIYRKKNLRKTVEGILFRLRTGCQWADIPSYFGKANSLYQSFNRWSKRGIFTRLFKHLVDTPDMEWVFMDGSHIRVHQHGMGKQSITHQAVGKSIGGHTSKIHLAVDACGNPIEFIITAGNVNDIVVAPDLLAQLDLSDNETVCADRGFDSDTFRRLIQSKQSKANIPYKKNREHLNVGTDWYLYKIRHLVENAFARLKHFRALATRYDKLKRNYESTVSLACALIWLKL, from the coding sequence ATGTCCCGAAACACGCTTACAAATGAAACATGGTCAAGACTGTTGCCTATTTTGAAACAGCTTGGCATTTATCGCAAGAAAAATTTACGCAAAACAGTAGAAGGTATCCTATTTCGCTTACGTACAGGCTGCCAATGGGCTGATATACCTAGTTATTTTGGTAAAGCAAACAGCCTTTACCAAAGTTTCAATCGCTGGTCTAAACGCGGTATTTTTACCCGATTATTCAAACATTTGGTAGATACACCCGATATGGAATGGGTCTTTATGGACGGTAGCCATATCCGCGTTCATCAACACGGTATGGGTAAACAATCCATTACGCATCAAGCTGTTGGTAAGAGTATCGGTGGTCATACGTCTAAAATTCATTTAGCGGTTGATGCTTGTGGTAATCCAATTGAATTTATCATTACAGCTGGTAATGTAAATGATATTGTTGTTGCGCCTGATTTATTGGCACAATTGGATTTAAGTGATAATGAAACCGTGTGTGCTGATAGGGGTTTTGACAGTGATACTTTTCGTCGGTTAATTCAGTCTAAACAAAGTAAAGCCAATATTCCATATAAGAAAAATAGAGAACATCTTAATGTGGGCACAGATTGGTATTTATATAAAATCAGGCACTTGGTAGAAAACGCTTTTGCACGATTAAAGCATTTTCGTGCGCTGGCAACACGGTACGATAAATTAAAACGTAATTATGAAAGTACTGTATCATTAGCTTGTGCTTTGATTTGGTTGAAATTATAG
- a CDS encoding glycogen/starch/alpha-glucan phosphorylase: MSENTLHFKEYEYTMPLPSVEKIRQSIVYKLIFILGVDPKDATSENWLNAAMFAVRDLMTESFLQTRRAHENGQKRMVYYLSMEFLMGRAFTNALVNQNLYNQFKQAFNELGLDLESIAEHEADPGLGNGGLGRLAACFLDSLATLRIPAVGYGIRYQYGMFKQEIVDGQQIEKPDLWLEDDMEWEFHRPNKRFAVNFGGHIYQDGERTVWQPNDEIEAIAYDEIIPGYGAQVANPLRLWTAHTANLFNLDCFNSGNYIDAINEKMNDENIARVLYPNDSTEAGRELRLKQEYFLVSASVQDIVARHLCRANDIRTLADTVAIHLNDTHPVLAIPELMRILIDVHQLNFDEAWDICQRVFSYTNHTLMSEALETWSVGLMAHLLPRHLDIIYKINAKFLAFVREQGFDEEFVKRVSIIQEGNDRRVRMAWLAVVTSHKVNGVAKIHSDLMKTSIFADFAQLYPDRFLNVTNGVTPRRWIEIANPPLANLLDNYLGESDWRLHLDKLTKLNDLADDANVQAAFAQVKRQAKERLADYVARELNIHINPDALFDVQIKRIHAYKRQSMNVLHIVNRYLHILANPNANWQPRVFILAGKAASAYVEAKQTIHLINDIAKTINSDERIRDLIKVVFIPNYGVSLAQIIIPAADLSEQISLAGTEASGTSNMKFALNGALTIGTFDGANVEIHERVGDEHSFIFGHSVEQVQALRHNGYNPYDFIDNDMDLRNTVQAIAQGMFSPEDPNRYNSLMHNGDFYQRYADFRSYANVQTRVDEHYRNQAAWRKSAIVNIANMGYFSSDRSIAEYCEKIWQIKPLTEEELPNNGR, translated from the coding sequence ATGTCTGAAAATACACTACATTTTAAAGAATACGAGTACACCATGCCTTTGCCGAGTGTGGAAAAAATTCGTCAATCCATCGTGTACAAACTCATTTTTATTTTGGGTGTAGACCCGAAAGATGCCACGTCTGAAAATTGGCTAAATGCCGCGATGTTTGCGGTGCGCGATTTGATGACGGAAAGTTTCTTACAAACACGCCGCGCCCATGAAAATGGTCAAAAACGCATGGTTTATTATCTTTCTATGGAATTTTTGATGGGACGCGCTTTTACCAATGCGTTGGTCAATCAAAATTTATATAATCAATTTAAACAAGCATTTAATGAATTGGGTTTGGATTTAGAAAGCATTGCCGAACACGAGGCAGACCCAGGATTGGGTAATGGTGGTTTAGGACGTTTGGCGGCGTGTTTTTTGGATTCATTGGCGACTTTGCGCATTCCTGCAGTGGGTTATGGGATTCGTTATCAATACGGTATGTTCAAACAAGAAATCGTGGACGGACAACAAATTGAAAAACCCGATTTGTGGCTAGAAGACGATATGGAATGGGAATTTCATCGCCCCAATAAACGTTTCGCTGTGAATTTTGGTGGACACATTTATCAAGATGGCGAACGTACGGTGTGGCAGCCCAATGATGAAATTGAAGCCATTGCTTACGATGAAATTATCCCTGGATACGGCGCACAAGTGGCCAATCCGTTACGTTTGTGGACGGCTCATACCGCCAATTTATTCAATTTAGATTGTTTTAATTCAGGCAATTACATTGACGCAATAAACGAAAAAATGAATGATGAAAACATTGCGCGTGTTTTGTACCCTAATGATTCTACCGAAGCGGGACGCGAGTTGCGTTTAAAACAAGAATATTTTTTGGTGTCGGCATCGGTGCAAGATATCGTGGCACGTCATTTGTGTCGTGCGAATGATATTCGTACATTGGCAGATACGGTAGCGATTCACTTAAATGACACGCACCCCGTTTTGGCGATTCCTGAATTAATGCGAATTTTGATTGACGTGCATCAACTGAATTTTGACGAGGCATGGGATATTTGCCAACGCGTTTTCTCCTATACCAATCACACGTTAATGAGTGAAGCGTTGGAAACATGGTCGGTGGGTTTAATGGCGCATTTATTGCCCCGTCATTTGGATATTATCTATAAAATCAATGCCAAATTCCTTGCATTTGTACGCGAACAAGGTTTTGATGAAGAATTCGTGAAACGCGTTTCCATCATTCAAGAAGGCAATGACCGCCGTGTCCGCATGGCATGGTTGGCTGTGGTTACCTCTCACAAAGTCAATGGTGTAGCGAAAATTCACTCTGATTTGATGAAAACGTCTATTTTTGCAGATTTCGCGCAATTGTATCCAGACCGTTTCTTGAATGTAACCAATGGGGTAACGCCACGCCGTTGGATTGAAATTGCCAATCCACCATTAGCGAATTTGTTGGATAATTATTTAGGCGAATCGGATTGGCGTTTGCATTTGGATAAATTAACCAAACTCAATGATTTGGCTGATGATGCAAATGTTCAGGCTGCCTTTGCACAAGTCAAACGTCAAGCCAAAGAACGTTTGGCGGATTATGTGGCGCGTGAATTAAATATTCACATCAACCCAGACGCGCTATTTGACGTGCAAATCAAGCGCATTCACGCTTACAAACGCCAATCCATGAACGTATTACACATCGTAAATCGCTATTTGCATATTTTGGCAAATCCCAATGCCAATTGGCAACCACGCGTATTTATTTTGGCAGGTAAGGCAGCATCTGCTTATGTGGAAGCAAAACAAACCATTCATTTAATTAATGATATTGCAAAAACCATCAATTCAGATGAACGCATTAGAGATTTGATTAAAGTGGTGTTTATTCCAAATTATGGCGTGAGTTTGGCACAAATCATTATTCCAGCCGCCGATTTATCGGAACAAATTTCATTGGCAGGCACAGAAGCATCAGGCACCAGCAACATGAAATTTGCCTTAAATGGCGCATTAACCATTGGCACATTTGACGGCGCAAACGTGGAAATCCACGAACGTGTCGGCGATGAACATAGCTTTATTTTCGGTCATTCAGTGGAACAAGTTCAAGCGTTGCGCCACAATGGCTACAATCCATACGATTTCATTGACAACGATATGGATTTGCGTAACACCGTCCAAGCCATTGCGCAGGGAATGTTTTCACCAGAAGACCCAAATCGCTATAATAGTTTGATGCATAATGGAGATTTTTATCAGCGTTACGCGGATTTCCGCAGCTATGCGAATGTGCAAACCCGCGTTGATGAACATTACCGTAATCAAGCTGCATGGCGCAAATCTGCCATTGTGAATATCGCGAACATGGGTTATTTCTCGTCTGACCGCTCTATTGCAGAATATTGCGAAAAAATTTGGCAAATCAAACCATTAACTGAAGAAGAATTACCCAACAATGGACGTTAA
- a CDS encoding uracil-xanthine permease family protein, with amino-acid sequence MLHHAKTALAGAQILFVAFGAMVLVPLLTGLNPALALLGAGLGTLLFQLVTKRKVPIFLGSSFAFIAPIIAAKTQWGVGATMFGLFAAGFMYFIFAGLIRWRGLEAVHKLLPPVVIGPVIMVIGLSVANSASSMAVGKSGDTQMMEYGTAVLISAFTFGVTVLVTVFGSKMMKLIPILIGVASGYVFAAILGEVHFQAVLDAPWFAVPEFTKPEINWSAALFMLPVAIAPAIEHIGGIMAIGAVTGQDYTKNPGLDKTLTGDGLGVCVAGLLGGPPVTTYGEVTGAVMITKNSNPIIMTWAAIFAICMAFLGKFNAFLASIPLPVMGGVMLLLFGTIASLGLKTLIDAKVDLIRPKNLVIASSTLTVGLGGMVVKIGDVALAGVGLCALLAMILNAVLPDKD; translated from the coding sequence ATGTTACATCACGCAAAAACAGCACTGGCTGGCGCACAAATTTTATTTGTGGCGTTTGGTGCTATGGTGCTTGTTCCTTTATTAACGGGTTTAAATCCTGCACTGGCTTTGCTGGGTGCGGGTTTGGGTACTTTATTGTTTCAGTTGGTGACAAAACGTAAAGTACCTATTTTTTTGGGTTCATCATTTGCGTTTATCGCGCCGATTATTGCGGCAAAAACGCAATGGGGTGTCGGCGCAACAATGTTTGGTTTGTTTGCGGCTGGCTTTATGTATTTTATCTTTGCTGGATTAATTCGTTGGCGTGGGTTGGAAGCGGTGCATAAATTGTTGCCACCTGTTGTAATTGGTCCTGTGATTATGGTAATTGGTTTGTCAGTAGCCAATTCTGCCAGCAGCATGGCAGTTGGCAAATCAGGCGATACACAAATGATGGAATATGGCACAGCGGTATTGATTTCGGCATTTACATTTGGCGTAACGGTGTTGGTTACAGTATTTGGCAGCAAAATGATGAAATTAATCCCGATTTTAATTGGTGTGGCATCGGGTTATGTGTTTGCGGCGATATTGGGTGAAGTGCATTTTCAGGCGGTGCTTGATGCGCCGTGGTTTGCTGTACCCGAATTCACAAAACCCGAAATAAATTGGTCTGCGGCACTTTTCATGCTGCCTGTAGCGATTGCTCCTGCGATTGAACACATTGGCGGCATCATGGCAATTGGCGCGGTAACGGGTCAGGATTACACCAAAAATCCAGGTTTAGACAAAACGCTGACGGGCGATGGTTTGGGTGTATGTGTGGCGGGTTTATTGGGTGGGCCGCCTGTTACGACTTACGGTGAAGTAACGGGTGCGGTGATGATTACCAAAAACAGCAACCCCATTATCATGACTTGGGCGGCAATTTTTGCGATTTGTATGGCTTTTTTGGGTAAATTCAATGCGTTTTTGGCATCCATTCCGTTGCCTGTGATGGGGGGCGTGATGCTGTTGCTGTTTGGGACGATTGCGTCATTGGGTTTGAAAACGCTGATTGATGCGAAAGTGGATTTGATACGCCCCAAAAATTTGGTTATTGCCAGCTCTACATTAACGGTGGGACTCGGCGGCATGGTGGTCAAAATAGGTGATGTGGCGTTAGCGGGTGTGGGGTTGTGTGCTTTATTGGCGATGATTTTGAATGCGGTTTTGCCTGATAAAGATTGA
- a CDS encoding ShlB/FhaC/HecB family hemolysin secretion/activation protein, with protein MSPYGAWTFSAYGSTSRSRSITKFNVTGTEIALDYNSKTTAAGVKTERVISRGQKHITYAHLGVDYLNILSEFGGSKIDMQSPKLGVVQTGLSHSQTLDSGIWISGFTVERGTGLFGAKDLDTSPFSSHFTNFLANTSLAQYRRKGNWIIRNQHTLAAQHSDDDLYSTKQISITDRNSVRGFNQYSLNGNTGIYAQNTLFAKKYLPNQFSIEPYIGIDGGWVKDEGWQRAFGGAVGLNVAYGNHWQMGVESAYGFAFSKNSDKIRQRQITASLRMMF; from the coding sequence ATTAGCCCCTACGGTGCATGGACGTTTAGCGCATATGGCAGCACTTCGCGCAGTCGTTCCATTACAAAATTTAACGTAACTGGTACAGAAATTGCTTTAGATTACAATAGTAAAACCACAGCCGCAGGCGTGAAAACAGAACGTGTGATTTCTCGTGGGCAAAAACACATTACTTATGCACATTTAGGCGTGGATTATTTAAATATTTTGAGTGAATTTGGTGGCAGCAAAATTGATATGCAAAGTCCCAAATTGGGCGTGGTGCAAACGGGCTTATCGCATTCACAAACATTAGATTCAGGGATTTGGATAAGCGGTTTTACCGTTGAACGTGGCACAGGATTATTTGGTGCAAAAGATTTGGATACATCGCCTTTTTCCAGTCATTTCACAAATTTCCTTGCCAATACATCGCTAGCACAATATCGGCGCAAAGGCAATTGGATTATCCGCAATCAACACACTTTAGCCGCGCAACACAGCGATGACGATTTGTATAGCACCAAGCAAATCAGCATCACAGACCGCAATTCTGTGCGTGGGTTCAATCAATATAGTTTGAATGGCAATACAGGGATTTATGCGCAAAACACCTTGTTTGCAAAAAAGTATTTGCCCAATCAATTTTCAATTGAACCTTATATTGGGATTGACGGAGGTTGGGTAAAAGATGAAGGGTGGCAACGTGCGTTTGGTGGAGCGGTGGGCTTGAATGTGGCTTATGGCAATCATTGGCAAATGGGTGTGGAATCGGCTTACGGTTTCGCATTTTCCAAAAATAGTGACAAAATTCGTCAGCGTCAAATCACGGCTTCCCTTCGCATGATGTTTTAA
- a CDS encoding POTRA domain-containing protein, translating to MKHVIFPLIVLSATTQAADLPTPPNAINDEWRNNRQEIRAIEDAQREESAWKLQQKQNSSTTQPDEQNTQSENSECLPNQKIQLQGITLVDAHTFRLPECVSEANLNKLSREITAAYIKAGFAGTQIDFIQQDDTVIFKVKEMRIREITGGSRTVNIGTLFPNHKNQPVNIRYLDQGIEQANKLTGNQVSMDVYPHDDGTASIALQNQKSKGWFGQVAIDNKGNKNNRGVIRANAGVASPLGLSDSVYLGAYSNTAQGNGHFNRGANIYYSLP from the coding sequence ATGAAACACGTAATTTTCCCTTTAATTGTGTTGTCAGCAACGACTCAGGCAGCGGATTTGCCCACACCACCCAATGCCATCAACGACGAATGGCGCAATAATCGCCAAGAAATTCGCGCCATTGAAGATGCACAACGTGAAGAAAGCGCGTGGAAATTGCAACAAAAGCAAAATTCCTCTACCACGCAGCCTGATGAACAAAATACGCAGTCTGAAAATTCAGAATGTCTTCCTAATCAAAAAATTCAATTGCAAGGCATCACGTTGGTTGATGCTCACACTTTCAGGCTGCCTGAATGCGTGAGCGAAGCCAATCTCAACAAATTAAGCCGTGAAATTACAGCTGCTTATATTAAAGCAGGCTTTGCTGGTACACAAATTGATTTTATCCAACAAGATGACACCGTCATTTTCAAAGTCAAAGAAATGCGGATTCGTGAAATCACGGGCGGCAGTCGCACGGTTAATATCGGCACACTGTTTCCCAATCACAAAAATCAGCCCGTCAATATTCGCTATTTAGACCAAGGTATTGAACAAGCGAATAAATTAACAGGCAATCAAGTCAGCATGGACGTGTATCCACACGATGATGGCACAGCGTCTATCGCATTACAAAATCAAAAAAGCAAAGGTTGGTTTGGACAAGTCGCCATAGATAATAAAGGCAACAAAAATAATCGTGGCGTAATTCGTGCTAATGCAGGTGTGGCAAGTCCATTGGGATTATCCGACAGCGTGTATTTGGGTGCGTACAGCAACACGGCTCAAGGTAATGGTCATTTTAATCGTGGTGCCAATATTTATTACAGTTTACCCTAG
- a CDS encoding disulfide bond formation protein B — protein MSLAIKWRGLAWYRKVLMVVFAIGLMGSLSSLLAQYVMGLNPCVMCIQQRVAMMVMTLMAGISLLLPVAKSWARGLAVMLASIPAVFGGYIAAKQLYIQSLPITEQPSCGAPWTFRLRGAPLFDLYEPIIRGTGVCGEVYKILGVALPMWSLLFFALMLMVLWGGLLLNKRFSFS, from the coding sequence ATGAGTTTAGCAATAAAATGGCGTGGGTTGGCGTGGTATCGTAAAGTGTTGATGGTGGTGTTTGCGATTGGTTTGATGGGGAGCTTGTCATCATTATTGGCGCAATATGTGATGGGGCTGAATCCGTGCGTGATGTGCATTCAACAACGCGTTGCCATGATGGTTATGACGTTAATGGCTGGAATAAGTTTATTGTTGCCAGTAGCGAAAAGTTGGGCGCGTGGGTTGGCGGTGATGTTGGCAAGTATACCTGCGGTATTTGGGGGGTATATTGCGGCAAAACAATTGTATATTCAAAGTTTACCGATAACAGAACAGCCCTCTTGTGGTGCGCCGTGGACGTTCAGGCTGCGTGGTGCGCCCTTGTTTGATTTATATGAGCCGATTATTCGTGGGACGGGTGTATGTGGCGAAGTCTACAAGATATTGGGTGTGGCATTACCGATGTGGTCGTTACTGTTTTTTGCACTGATGTTGATGGTTTTGTGGGGTGGATTGTTATTGAATAAGCGTTTTTCATTTTCGTGA
- a CDS encoding YggS family pyridoxal phosphate-dependent enzyme, whose product MMKLEHNRQSVLQQIRIAEQNAQRVSGSVNLIAVSKTFPAADIRQLYQHGQRDFGENYIQEWQEKTIQLMDCNEIQWHIIGHVQSNKTRAVAEHAHWLHTLDRAKIAERLHEQRPDSLPPLNICIEINIANERTKHGIQPDELLPLARTVLSLSKLRLRGLMCVAQANATETELRQQFNRMAELLRQLQTIAPNADTLSMGMSGDMNVAIECGATMVRVGTAIFGKR is encoded by the coding sequence ATGATGAAATTAGAACACAATCGCCAATCTGTTTTGCAACAAATTCGCATCGCCGAACAAAATGCGCAGCGCGTTTCAGGCAGCGTGAATTTGATTGCGGTCAGTAAAACATTTCCCGCCGCCGATATTCGTCAATTGTATCAACATGGACAACGCGATTTTGGCGAAAATTATATTCAAGAATGGCAAGAAAAAACCATTCAATTAATGGATTGTAATGAAATTCAATGGCATATTATTGGTCATGTTCAATCCAATAAAACCCGTGCCGTAGCAGAACACGCCCATTGGTTACACACTTTGGATCGTGCCAAAATCGCTGAACGACTTCACGAACAACGCCCCGACTCATTGCCGCCGCTTAATATTTGCATAGAAATCAACATTGCTAACGAAAGAACCAAACATGGCATTCAACCCGATGAGTTGTTGCCATTGGCACGAACGGTGTTGAGTTTGTCTAAATTGCGTCTGCGTGGTTTGATGTGCGTGGCGCAAGCCAATGCTACCGAAACCGAATTGCGCCAACAATTCAATCGCATGGCTGAATTATTGCGCCAATTGCAAACCATTGCACCGAATGCCGATACGTTGTCTATGGGCATGAGTGGCGATATGAACGTGGCAATTGAATGTGGTGCAACCATGGTGCGAGTGGGAACTGCGATTTTTGGTAAACGCTGA
- a CDS encoding metallophosphoesterase yields MPLIQTLPQGKLDIIGDIHGQYEALQNLLHYLGYDPNGKHPQGRKIVLVGDLVDRGENSPAVLAWFQQAHQLGYAYMVLGNHEINLLMNEPKDGSGWFFNSRAEKDAHNYAPWERLPENQKRHLIDFLKTQPLVLQRSDLRIVHAAWLPESIAKLAEHNHEDIVNLHQEWEEHHHCCTKHAPWFDAYLQEQRQHAHDLENPSKTPPMLHYTAIHDVYKSTINPIRALTCGIETVAVEPFYASGRWRFSVRYPWWDDYQDAVPIIIGHYWRQWHNTRKPPKHRENTFTVPPHHWHGARNNVFCCDFSVGARWRDRKKAIAPSQSEYRLAALRFPEKTLVFDNGEIVQTQFG; encoded by the coding sequence ATGCCACTTATTCAAACCTTACCGCAAGGCAAATTAGACATCATCGGCGACATACACGGACAATATGAAGCCTTGCAAAATTTACTCCATTATCTCGGCTACGACCCAAATGGCAAACATCCACAAGGACGCAAAATTGTGTTGGTGGGCGATTTGGTGGACAGGGGGGAAAATTCGCCTGCGGTGTTGGCGTGGTTTCAGCAAGCGCATCAATTGGGCTATGCCTACATGGTTTTGGGTAATCACGAAATCAATTTGTTAATGAATGAACCTAAAGACGGTTCGGGTTGGTTTTTCAACAGCCGTGCTGAAAAAGACGCACACAACTACGCCCCTTGGGAAAGGCTGCCTGAAAATCAAAAACGTCATTTGATTGATTTTCTCAAAACACAACCGTTGGTTTTGCAACGTTCTGATTTACGAATTGTTCATGCGGCGTGGCTGCCTGAAAGCATTGCCAAATTAGCGGAACATAATCATGAGGATATTGTGAATTTGCATCAAGAATGGGAAGAGCATCATCATTGTTGTACCAAACATGCGCCTTGGTTTGATGCCTATCTGCAAGAGCAACGCCAACACGCACATGATTTAGAAAATCCCAGCAAAACACCGCCGATGTTGCATTACACCGCCATACACGATGTGTACAAAAGTACCATTAATCCGATTCGTGCTTTGACGTGTGGCATAGAAACGGTGGCGGTTGAGCCGTTTTATGCGAGTGGGCGTTGGCGGTTTTCGGTGCGTTATCCGTGGTGGGACGATTATCAAGATGCGGTGCCGATTATTATTGGGCATTATTGGCGACAATGGCACAACACGCGCAAGCCGCCAAAACATCGTGAAAATACGTTTACTGTGCCGCCACATCATTGGCATGGAGCGCGTAACAATGTGTTTTGTTGTGATTTTTCTGTTGGGGCGCGTTGGCGGGATCGCAAAAAAGCGATTGCACCGAGTCAATCCGAATACCGTTTGGCAGCACTTAGATTTCCTGAAAAAACATTGGTGTTTGACAATGGCGAAATTGTGCAAACGCAATTTGGTTAA